One part of the Mariniblastus fucicola genome encodes these proteins:
- a CDS encoding DUF3592 domain-containing protein: MNNPATKPRFALLEWLGVAILLGLLIGFLLWPAFGNIRDSFHAADWQTTQGKVIESSKRRYTNENPRTRLQVRFRYEYQVDNQAYIGWRYSFGSPGGSQSSGVNLLDAEQSVKVHYDPNHPSRSVIDVETSPWWNYVVLGVIFSAMFFAGLMAWLARSRDQASKIS, encoded by the coding sequence ATGAATAACCCGGCAACCAAACCGCGATTTGCGCTACTGGAATGGTTGGGCGTAGCAATTTTGCTGGGCTTGCTGATTGGGTTTTTGCTGTGGCCAGCCTTCGGGAATATTCGAGACAGCTTTCATGCTGCCGATTGGCAAACGACGCAAGGAAAAGTCATCGAATCGAGCAAGCGACGATATACCAACGAAAACCCGAGAACGAGATTGCAAGTCCGTTTCCGCTACGAGTATCAGGTTGATAACCAAGCCTACATCGGGTGGCGCTATTCGTTTGGATCGCCCGGCGGCAGCCAAAGCTCAGGTGTCAATCTTCTCGATGCGGAGCAATCCGTTAAAGTTCACTATGACCCAAATCATCCTTCGCGATCAGTGATCGATGTGGAGACAAGTCCATGGTGGAATTATGTTGTTCTCGGCGTGATTTTCAGCGCAATGTTCTTCGCCGGCTTGATGGCCTGGCTGGCCAGATCGAGAGATCAGGCATCGAAAATTTCATAG